In Hasllibacter sp. MH4015, the following proteins share a genomic window:
- a CDS encoding mechanosensitive ion channel family protein, with protein sequence MAGHLDFPEPPGSTSGPDPVPETAESADFVTEVTTLGLSLLERLMAFVDTLWRASVLYQVIGIAVLFLLAHILRAWLGPRIREWMGTREGWPKWRMRVLVVVHQRLRAIFFVLLVWTVYLVMLEVTWPSRSYLIGIAATLATAWLFVAFATRLIRSVFLRRLVRYGAWAYVTLYILGVVEDAERILDAAAFEFGEFRLSLLLILQGVVILGALIFLARFLTTTTSSRIQSNEDISPSMRVLIVKVVQITFYAMAFFIGVRAIGIDLTGLAVLSGAIGVGLGFGLQKVVSNLVSGVIILLDKSIKPGDVISLGETFGWINSLGARYVSVVTRDGKEYLIPNEDLITSQVVNWSHSNEFVRLDIYFGTAYDDDPHKVRALAIEAAKGVDRVLSHRAPVCHVVGFGDSSVDYILRFWIKDPTGGLTNIRGNVFLALWDTFQANDISIPFPQREVRMLDDAQSPFDAKPMPMPGD encoded by the coding sequence ATGGCAGGCCATCTCGACTTTCCCGAACCCCCCGGGAGCACCAGCGGACCGGACCCCGTGCCGGAGACGGCGGAATCGGCGGATTTCGTGACCGAGGTCACGACGCTCGGGCTGAGCCTGCTTGAGCGGCTGATGGCGTTCGTCGATACGTTGTGGCGTGCCTCCGTCCTCTACCAGGTGATCGGCATCGCGGTCCTGTTCCTGCTGGCCCATATCCTGAGGGCGTGGCTGGGCCCGCGCATCCGGGAATGGATGGGGACGCGCGAGGGATGGCCGAAATGGCGGATGCGGGTCCTTGTGGTGGTCCATCAACGCCTACGTGCGATTTTCTTCGTGCTGCTCGTCTGGACCGTCTACCTTGTGATGCTGGAAGTCACCTGGCCCTCGCGATCCTATCTGATCGGCATCGCGGCGACGCTTGCGACCGCGTGGCTGTTCGTGGCCTTCGCGACCCGTTTGATACGGTCGGTCTTCCTGCGCCGGTTGGTGCGGTACGGGGCGTGGGCCTATGTGACGCTCTACATCCTTGGGGTGGTGGAGGATGCCGAGCGCATCCTTGACGCGGCGGCGTTCGAGTTTGGCGAGTTCAGGCTGTCGCTTCTGCTGATCCTTCAGGGGGTCGTGATCCTTGGGGCGCTGATCTTCCTTGCGCGGTTCCTGACCACGACCACGTCCAGCCGCATCCAGTCGAATGAAGACATCTCACCGTCGATGCGGGTGCTGATCGTGAAGGTCGTGCAGATCACCTTCTACGCGATGGCCTTCTTCATCGGGGTGCGCGCCATCGGCATCGACCTGACCGGGTTGGCCGTTCTGTCGGGCGCGATTGGTGTGGGCCTTGGTTTCGGCCTGCAAAAGGTCGTGTCGAACCTGGTCTCCGGCGTCATCATCCTGCTCGACAAGTCGATCAAGCCCGGTGACGTGATTTCGCTGGGAGAAACGTTCGGCTGGATCAACTCGCTTGGCGCGCGCTATGTCAGCGTGGTGACACGGGACGGGAAGGAATACCTGATCCCGAACGAGGATCTGATTACCAGCCAGGTGGTCAACTGGTCCCATTCCAACGAATTCGTCCGGCTCGATATCTATTTCGGCACCGCCTATGACGACGACCCCCACAAGGTTCGCGCGCTTGCCATCGAGGCCGCGAAGGGCGTGGACCGGGTGTTGAGCCACCGCGCGCCCGTCTGCCACGTCGTGGGCTTCGGCGATTCCTCGGTCGATTACATCCTGCGGTTCTGGATCAAGGACCCGACCGGCGGCCTGACGAACATCCGCGGCAACGTGTTTTTGGCCCTTTGGGACACGTTTCAAGCCAACGACATCTCCATCCCCTTCCCACAACGGGAAGTGCGGATGCTGGATGATGCGCAATCCCCGTTCGACGCCAAGCCGATGCCGATGCCGGGGGATTAG
- a CDS encoding thiamine pyrophosphate-binding protein: protein MTKHHGGKILADRLALHGVERVFSVPGESFLAALDGLYDHDIPNIVCRQEGGAAMMAEAHGKMTGQPGVLFVTRGPGATNASAGLHIAMHDATPLVCFVGQIPLKHRDRGVFQEVDYRAFFGPLVKWVAEVERTDRIAEYIDRAFAVAQSGRPGPVVLALPEDILSAETEAPATRPGARAPASVNPDDLAPMLEALRLAKRPLILCGGSVWSDRDRQSAQALAEKTGAPIAVTFRRQDYIDNDHPNYAGDLGVGANPALQQRLGQSDCILLLGAELNDITTGDFTVLNPADAPTILQVHPEPEAVSRTYPATFAVAATPNAVLQQALNSISGSAEDRGAKSARAEYEAWQEPQATPGDVQMEFVITWLRDNARPDTIITNGAGNYAAFLHRYYRFRQFGTQLAPTSGSMGYGLPAAISAKLHNPNAPVICLAGDGCLQMTIQELSTARQHGADIIVIVANNGRYGTIRMHQEKTYPGRVSGTDLFNPDYAALARAYGGTGHTITANDQFAQAFAQASEGGLHIIELKLDPKMLATTKSL from the coding sequence ATGACCAAGCACCACGGTGGAAAAATTCTCGCCGACCGATTGGCCCTGCATGGGGTGGAGCGTGTGTTTTCCGTACCGGGCGAAAGTTTCCTGGCCGCGCTGGACGGGCTCTACGATCACGACATCCCCAATATCGTCTGCCGGCAGGAAGGCGGCGCCGCCATGATGGCGGAAGCCCACGGCAAGATGACCGGGCAGCCGGGCGTTTTGTTCGTCACCCGCGGGCCGGGGGCCACGAATGCCAGCGCGGGTCTGCACATCGCCATGCACGACGCCACGCCGTTGGTGTGTTTCGTGGGACAAATTCCCCTCAAGCATCGCGATCGCGGCGTGTTTCAGGAGGTCGATTACCGCGCCTTCTTTGGCCCCCTCGTAAAATGGGTGGCGGAGGTGGAGCGGACGGATCGCATCGCTGAATATATCGACCGTGCCTTCGCCGTCGCCCAGTCCGGTCGCCCCGGCCCCGTCGTGCTTGCGCTGCCCGAGGATATCCTCTCCGCCGAGACCGAGGCACCCGCCACGCGCCCCGGCGCGCGCGCGCCCGCAAGCGTCAACCCCGACGATCTCGCCCCGATGTTGGAGGCGTTGCGCCTCGCGAAACGTCCCCTGATCCTCTGCGGTGGCTCGGTCTGGAGCGATCGGGACCGCCAATCGGCGCAGGCTCTGGCCGAGAAGACCGGCGCGCCCATCGCCGTCACGTTCCGGCGGCAGGACTATATCGACAACGACCACCCGAATTACGCGGGCGACCTGGGCGTCGGGGCCAACCCGGCGCTGCAACAGCGGCTGGGGCAATCCGATTGCATTTTGCTTCTGGGGGCGGAATTGAACGACATCACGACAGGCGATTTCACCGTGCTGAACCCGGCGGACGCCCCCACGATCCTTCAGGTCCACCCGGAACCCGAAGCCGTCAGCCGCACCTATCCCGCCACATTCGCGGTTGCCGCCACGCCGAACGCGGTACTTCAGCAGGCTCTAAACAGCATCTCAGGGTCTGCTGAGGATCGTGGTGCCAAATCCGCGCGCGCGGAATACGAGGCGTGGCAGGAGCCGCAGGCGACGCCCGGCGACGTGCAGATGGAGTTTGTGATCACATGGCTGCGCGACAACGCGCGCCCCGACACGATCATCACGAACGGTGCCGGGAATTACGCCGCCTTCCTGCACCGGTACTACCGGTTCCGCCAATTCGGCACGCAACTGGCGCCGACGTCCGGTTCCATGGGCTACGGCCTGCCCGCTGCAATCTCGGCCAAACTTCATAACCCGAACGCTCCGGTCATCTGCCTTGCCGGGGATGGCTGCCTGCAAATGACGATTCAGGAGCTGTCGACTGCGCGCCAACACGGGGCCGACATCATCGTGATTGTCGCCAATAACGGCCGCTACGGCACGATCCGAATGCATCAGGAAAAGACCTATCCGGGCCGTGTGTCCGGCACCGATCTGTTCAATCCCGACTATGCCGCACTTGCCCGCGCCTATGGCGGGACGGGCCACACGATCACCGCAAACGATCAATTCGCGCAGGCCTTCGCCCAAGCGTCCGAAGGCGGGCTTCACATCATCGAATTGAAGCTCGACCCGAAAATGCTGGCGACCACCAAAAGCCTCTAA
- a CDS encoding NADPH-dependent FMN reductase — protein sequence MSSGRLFGLCGSLRAASHNRMLMHDAVRAFDPATFEEGDLRLPLYDADLEEAEGVPAIVQTIAKQIAAADAVIIAGPEYNKAISGVLKNALDWISRADGNPWLHKPVAIMSATAGRSGGERAQASMRECLTAFRPHLVLGPAVLVGTSSEAFENGHLTNEINVKALDGLMAELRRAAGL from the coding sequence ATGTCCAGCGGCAGACTATTCGGGTTGTGCGGATCGCTACGCGCGGCATCCCATAATCGCATGTTGATGCACGACGCGGTGCGGGCCTTCGACCCCGCGACGTTCGAGGAGGGTGATCTGCGTCTGCCGCTTTACGATGCCGATCTGGAAGAGGCCGAAGGCGTTCCCGCCATCGTGCAGACAATCGCGAAGCAGATCGCCGCGGCGGATGCGGTGATCATCGCGGGGCCGGAATACAACAAGGCCATTTCCGGTGTTCTGAAGAATGCGCTGGACTGGATCAGCCGCGCGGACGGTAATCCATGGCTCCACAAACCGGTCGCGATCATGAGCGCGACGGCGGGGCGATCCGGCGGGGAACGGGCGCAAGCCAGCATGCGAGAATGCCTGACCGCGTTCCGCCCGCATCTGGTCCTTGGACCCGCCGTTCTGGTCGGGACGAGTTCGGAAGCGTTCGAGAACGGGCACCTCACCAACGAGATCAACGTAAAGGCGCTGGACGGATTGATGGCGGAGCTGCGCAGGGCGGCGGGGCTTTAG
- a CDS encoding FAD-binding oxidoreductase has product MPEITIRGAGITGLICAWMFAQRGASVQVVDPHGVGAGASGGIVGALAPHVPENWNPKKAMQFAALDEAEALWVEVERVGGLSSGYGRTGRVQPLPDAAAVDLARQRAKTAKDLWQGKYHWRVVPADEVAPHVQSPTGLVIHDTLSARIHPRQACAALAAALSARGVSVVADAPTRGVEIWATGAADLQEMSNALGKPIGAPIKGQAALLRADMRGAPQIFTDGLHIVPHADGTVAIGSTTEREFDNATETDALLDPLIEQARTACQSLSDARVIERWAGLRPRARSRAPMVGPHPTRAGAFIANGGFKIGLAMAPVMAKMLTALILDGADTIPADFKPEASL; this is encoded by the coding sequence ATGCCCGAAATCACCATACGCGGGGCCGGAATCACCGGGCTGATCTGCGCCTGGATGTTCGCGCAACGCGGCGCGTCGGTGCAGGTGGTCGATCCCCATGGCGTCGGGGCCGGGGCATCGGGCGGGATCGTCGGCGCACTGGCCCCCCATGTGCCGGAAAACTGGAACCCGAAAAAGGCGATGCAATTCGCCGCGCTTGATGAAGCGGAAGCCCTCTGGGTAGAGGTGGAACGGGTGGGCGGCTTGTCCTCCGGCTATGGCAGAACCGGCCGGGTGCAGCCCTTGCCGGACGCCGCCGCCGTGGACCTTGCCCGACAGCGTGCCAAGACGGCCAAGGATTTATGGCAGGGCAAGTATCACTGGCGCGTTGTTCCGGCGGATGAGGTCGCGCCCCATGTCCAAAGCCCCACGGGCCTCGTGATCCACGACACGCTCAGCGCGCGCATCCACCCGCGCCAGGCTTGCGCCGCATTGGCCGCGGCGCTCTCCGCGCGCGGCGTCAGCGTCGTGGCCGATGCCCCCACGCGCGGGGTGGAGATTTGGGCCACAGGCGCGGCGGATCTGCAAGAGATGTCCAATGCCCTTGGCAAACCCATCGGCGCACCGATCAAGGGGCAAGCAGCGCTCTTGCGGGCGGATATGCGCGGCGCGCCACAGATCTTCACCGATGGTCTCCACATCGTTCCCCACGCGGACGGCACCGTCGCCATCGGCTCCACGACGGAGCGGGAATTCGATAACGCAACCGAGACCGACGCCCTGCTCGACCCCCTCATCGAACAGGCTCGAACCGCCTGTCAGAGCCTTTCAGACGCCCGCGTGATTGAACGTTGGGCTGGTCTGCGTCCCCGCGCGCGCAGCCGTGCGCCAATGGTGGGTCCGCATCCGACGCGGGCAGGGGCCTTTATCGCGAATGGCGGTTTCAAGATCGGTTTGGCCATGGCACCCGTCATGGCAAAGATGCTGACCGCCCTCATCCTCGACGGGGCCGATACGATCCCGGCGGATTTCAAACCGGAGGCGAGCCTCTAA
- the mnmD gene encoding tRNA (5-methylaminomethyl-2-thiouridine)(34)-methyltransferase MnmD has protein sequence MGQDQHKIEWREGVPISTRFDDPFYSLDDGLAETRHVFLAGNDLPGRFADGFHVAELGFGTGLNFLATLAAFRDAGVAGRLHFTSFEAYPMDMADLRAALSPYPTLPADALLAAAADTLPTRIEGADFVLNIILGDARDTLARWDGRADAWYLDGFSPAKNPEMWGAELLQMVRNKTTPGGTFATYTAVGDIRRALASAGFTVERVAGYGRKRHMTRGRVE, from the coding sequence ATGGGGCAGGACCAGCACAAGATCGAATGGCGGGAGGGGGTTCCGATCTCCACCCGCTTCGACGACCCATTCTATTCGCTGGATGATGGCCTGGCCGAGACGCGGCACGTGTTTCTGGCGGGCAACGATCTGCCCGGGCGGTTCGCGGACGGATTTCACGTGGCCGAGCTTGGGTTCGGAACCGGGCTGAATTTCCTGGCGACCCTGGCCGCGTTTCGGGACGCGGGCGTGGCAGGCAGGCTGCATTTCACGTCCTTCGAGGCGTACCCGATGGATATGGCGGATTTGCGCGCGGCGCTTTCACCGTATCCCACCCTCCCCGCGGACGCGCTTTTGGCTGCCGCTGCCGACACGCTTCCGACACGGATCGAGGGCGCGGATTTCGTGCTGAACATCATCCTCGGCGATGCGCGGGACACGCTGGCGCGCTGGGATGGGCGCGCCGATGCGTGGTATCTTGACGGGTTTTCGCCCGCCAAGAACCCCGAGATGTGGGGCGCGGAGCTGTTGCAGATGGTCCGGAACAAAACCACGCCGGGCGGGACATTCGCGACCTACACCGCCGTCGGCGACATCCGCCGCGCGCTGGCATCGGCCGGTTTCACCGTGGAGCGCGTGGCGGGGTACGGGCGCAAACGTCACATGACGCGGGGAAGGGTGGAATGA
- a CDS encoding DMT family transporter, translated as MSDDLARRGILLMVATMFVFAMQDGISRHLASEYNVLMVVMIRYWFFAAFVITIATRQAGGIRDAARTEQPVLQIFRGALLAAEICVMVGGFVLLGLVEAHAIFTCYPLLVAALSGPILGEKVGWRRWVAIGIGFIGVLVILQPGIAVFSIEALVPLCAAFMFALYNLLTRFAARKDRAATSFFWTGTVGAVMMTCIGVWFWEPMTPGDWIWMGALCITGATGHFLLIKTYEIAEASSVQPFAYLQLVFASALGLLVFGETLSLNIVIGAAIVVSAGLFTLWRAKATGRG; from the coding sequence ATGAGCGACGACCTCGCCCGGCGCGGCATTCTTCTGATGGTCGCCACGATGTTCGTTTTCGCGATGCAGGACGGCATTTCGAGACATCTGGCGAGTGAATACAACGTCCTGATGGTGGTCATGATCCGGTACTGGTTCTTCGCGGCGTTCGTCATCACCATCGCAACGCGGCAGGCCGGCGGCATCCGCGACGCCGCGCGGACCGAGCAGCCCGTATTGCAGATTTTCCGAGGTGCGCTTCTGGCGGCAGAAATCTGCGTGATGGTCGGCGGTTTTGTCCTGTTGGGGCTGGTGGAGGCCCACGCGATCTTCACCTGTTACCCGTTGCTGGTGGCGGCCCTGTCCGGCCCGATCCTGGGCGAAAAGGTCGGTTGGCGCAGGTGGGTGGCCATCGGGATCGGGTTCATCGGGGTTCTGGTGATCCTGCAACCGGGCATCGCCGTCTTTTCCATCGAGGCGCTGGTCCCGCTTTGCGCCGCGTTCATGTTCGCGCTTTACAACCTGCTGACCCGATTCGCCGCGCGCAAGGATCGGGCCGCGACCAGCTTTTTCTGGACCGGAACAGTGGGCGCCGTGATGATGACCTGCATCGGGGTCTGGTTCTGGGAGCCGATGACACCGGGTGACTGGATCTGGATGGGTGCTTTGTGCATCACCGGGGCGACAGGGCATTTCCTGCTGATCAAGACCTATGAGATCGCGGAGGCATCCTCCGTCCAGCCGTTCGCGTATTTGCAGCTGGTCTTCGCGTCGGCGCTCGGGCTGCTGGTGTTCGGCGAAACCCTGTCCCTGAATATCGTGATCGGCGCGGCGATCGTGGTTTCCGCCGGGTTGTTCACGCTTTGGCGGGCGAAGGCGACCGGCCGGGGCTGA
- the crtB gene encoding 15-cis-phytoene synthase codes for MIAPDDLDHCRNAIREGSYSFHAASRLLPARVRDPALALYAFCRLADDEVDFGVDKPAAVIALSERLDLAYQGRPRNAPADRAFTALIEDFEMPRALPEALLEGLAWDGMERRYATLSDLRGYSARVASAVGAMMCVLMRVRDEQALARACDLGVAMQLTNIARDVGEDARAGRLYLPTDWFAEADLSIDAFLQSPEPSAPIQRMTKRLLAEAHRLYLRSEPGIARLPLSARPGIFAARHCYDAIGQKLARMGHDSISARATTTARHKVGLLGLSILRAAWVSVTPESPVIFARPLPETAFLVDAAAHPTPNRSIWSDPVLSALSQLKSNDHGVAAE; via the coding sequence ATGATTGCGCCCGACGATCTGGACCATTGCCGCAACGCGATCCGCGAAGGGTCCTATTCCTTCCACGCGGCCTCCCGCCTGTTGCCCGCCAGGGTTCGCGACCCGGCCTTGGCGCTTTATGCTTTCTGTCGTCTGGCCGATGATGAGGTTGATTTCGGTGTGGACAAACCGGCCGCGGTGATCGCCCTGTCGGAACGGCTCGACCTTGCCTATCAGGGACGCCCCCGCAATGCGCCCGCGGATCGGGCCTTCACCGCGCTGATTGAGGATTTCGAGATGCCCCGCGCCCTGCCGGAGGCGTTGTTGGAGGGTCTTGCCTGGGACGGGATGGAGCGTCGCTACGCCACCCTGTCCGACCTCCGCGGCTATTCCGCCCGTGTGGCCTCCGCCGTGGGTGCCATGATGTGCGTGTTGATGCGGGTGCGTGACGAACAGGCGCTCGCGCGGGCCTGCGACCTTGGGGTCGCGATGCAGTTGACCAACATCGCCCGTGATGTGGGCGAAGATGCACGCGCCGGGCGGCTTTACCTTCCGACCGACTGGTTCGCCGAGGCGGACTTGTCCATCGACGCGTTTCTCCAGTCGCCCGAACCCTCCGCCCCGATACAGCGCATGACCAAGCGCCTCTTGGCCGAAGCCCACCGTCTATACTTGCGCAGTGAACCGGGCATCGCGCGGCTTCCCCTATCCGCGCGCCCCGGCATATTCGCGGCCCGCCATTGCTATGACGCCATCGGCCAGAAACTGGCGCGTATGGGCCATGACAGCATTTCCGCCCGTGCGACCACGACCGCGCGGCACAAGGTGGGCCTTCTGGGCCTTTCGATCCTGCGCGCGGCCTGGGTCAGCGTCACGCCGGAAAGCCCGGTGATCTTCGCCCGCCCGCTTCCGGAAACCGCCTTCCTCGTGGACGCCGCCGCACATCCGACCCCGAACCGGTCGATCTGGTCCGACCCGGTGCTCAGCGCGCTCAGCCAATTGAAATCCAACGACCACGGGGTGGCGGCGGAGTGA
- a CDS encoding phytoene desaturase, translated as MTTHDPSPGPSTAIVIGAGLGGLSAAMRLGAKGYQVTVLDRLDRPGGRGSSITQNGHRFDLGPTIVTVPQVFEQLWAECGRDFRADVDLRPVDPYYEIRWRDGSHFSVNQDDAAMEAEVRRLSPQDLPGYRKFLKDSEKRYTFGFEGLGRRPMNKLMDLVRELPGFVRLRADRSVYAHAASRVKDERLRMALSFHPLFIGGDPSRVTSMYILVSHLEKEFGVHYAMGGVQAMADAMVRVIEDQGGTVRMEEEIAEITVSGGRATGVVTKSGERIFADIVVSNADPGTTYEKLLSRHPKRRWTPKRLNQSRWSMGLFVWYFGTRGTRGKWSDVGHHTILNGPRYKGLLDDIFIRRHLADDMSIYLHRPSVTDPSAAPTGDDTFYALSPVPNLHGAGAVDWTEMGETYRKRLAGVLDQHLIPGFEADLSASHIFTPETFESRYLSPHGAGFSLEPRIFQSAWFRPHNVSEEVAGLYLVGAGTHPGAGIPSVVTSSEVLNQLVPDAPRPLDRPVTRLAAE; from the coding sequence ATGACGACGCACGACCCTTCCCCCGGCCCATCGACGGCCATCGTCATCGGCGCGGGCCTTGGCGGACTGTCTGCGGCGATGCGTCTGGGGGCGAAGGGATATCAGGTCACGGTACTGGATCGGCTGGACCGACCGGGCGGGCGCGGATCGTCGATCACGCAAAACGGGCATCGCTTTGATCTGGGCCCGACCATCGTGACGGTGCCGCAGGTGTTCGAGCAGCTCTGGGCGGAATGCGGGCGGGATTTTCGGGCCGACGTCGATCTGCGCCCGGTCGATCCCTATTACGAGATCCGCTGGCGCGACGGCTCGCACTTCTCGGTCAACCAGGACGATGCAGCGATGGAGGCGGAGGTCCGCCGCCTGTCGCCCCAGGACCTTCCCGGGTATCGCAAATTCCTCAAGGACAGCGAAAAGCGTTACACGTTCGGGTTCGAAGGGCTTGGCCGCCGTCCGATGAACAAGCTGATGGATCTGGTGCGGGAGCTTCCGGGCTTCGTCCGGCTTCGCGCCGACCGCTCCGTCTATGCCCATGCCGCGTCGCGCGTGAAGGATGAACGCCTGCGCATGGCCCTGTCCTTCCATCCGCTCTTCATCGGGGGCGATCCCTCCCGCGTGACCAGCATGTATATCCTTGTCAGTCATCTGGAGAAGGAATTCGGCGTCCACTACGCGATGGGCGGTGTGCAGGCGATGGCCGACGCGATGGTGCGCGTGATCGAGGATCAGGGCGGCACTGTCCGCATGGAAGAAGAGATCGCGGAAATCACGGTAAGCGGGGGGCGCGCCACAGGTGTCGTCACCAAGAGTGGGGAGCGTATCTTCGCCGACATCGTGGTCTCAAATGCCGATCCGGGCACGACCTACGAAAAACTCCTGTCCCGCCATCCCAAGCGCCGCTGGACGCCCAAGCGCCTGAACCAGTCGCGATGGTCGATGGGCCTGTTCGTTTGGTATTTCGGAACCAGGGGAACGCGCGGCAAATGGTCGGATGTGGGGCACCACACGATCCTTAACGGCCCACGTTACAAGGGTCTGCTGGATGACATCTTCATCCGCCGTCACTTGGCCGACGACATGTCGATCTACCTCCACCGCCCCTCCGTCACCGACCCCAGCGCCGCGCCGACCGGTGACGATACGTTCTACGCCCTCTCCCCCGTTCCCAATCTGCATGGCGCCGGTGCCGTCGATTGGACGGAGATGGGGGAGACCTATCGCAAGCGGCTCGCCGGCGTTCTCGACCAACACCTGATCCCGGGATTCGAAGCGGATCTGAGCGCGTCGCATATCTTCACGCCTGAGACATTCGAATCGCGCTACCTGTCCCCCCACGGGGCCGGGTTCTCGCTCGAGCCGCGCATTTTCCAATCTGCCTGGTTTCGCCCCCATAACGTGTCGGAGGAGGTCGCGGGCCTCTACCTTGTCGGCGCGGGCACCCATCCCGGTGCTGGCATCCCGTCTGTCGTGACCTCGTCGGAGGTGTTGAACCAATTGGTGCCCGATGCGCCGCGTCCCCTGGACCGCCCCGTCACCCGGTTGGCGGCGGAGTAG
- the crtA gene encoding spheroidene monooxygenase produces the protein MQSTTLSLYHFGSVQARLWAFAQMGFARIGLARVRDIGMWKLCGSGAGEGFDLTPNTSVFAILATWPDHDSARRAMFGTPVFRRYRDHADEVMTIFLSPTSSRGTWAGDAPFDDATDAVEGPIAALTRATIEPRIAARFWGRVPGISKVIGEDPNVLFKIGIGEVPWLHQITFSIWPDAASMAAFARHDGPHAKAIRAVRTEGWFKEELYARFNVDAVEGTWNGIQPIGAPARVEDMRMAAE, from the coding sequence ATGCAATCGACGACCTTGAGCCTTTACCATTTCGGCTCTGTCCAAGCGCGCCTTTGGGCGTTCGCGCAGATGGGGTTCGCCCGCATTGGCTTGGCCAGAGTGCGCGATATCGGGATGTGGAAATTGTGCGGATCCGGCGCGGGCGAGGGGTTTGACCTGACGCCCAATACCTCCGTCTTCGCGATTCTCGCCACCTGGCCGGACCACGATTCGGCACGGCGCGCGATGTTCGGGACGCCGGTTTTCCGTCGCTACCGCGATCACGCGGATGAGGTGATGACCATCTTCCTCAGCCCTACATCTTCGCGCGGCACATGGGCGGGTGACGCCCCGTTCGACGATGCGACGGACGCCGTTGAAGGGCCCATCGCGGCGCTGACCCGCGCGACCATCGAGCCGCGGATCGCCGCGCGGTTCTGGGGCCGGGTGCCGGGGATCTCCAAAGTGATCGGCGAAGACCCCAACGTTCTGTTCAAGATCGGGATCGGAGAGGTGCCTTGGCTGCACCAGATCACCTTCTCGATCTGGCCCGATGCCGCATCCATGGCGGCCTTCGCGCGCCATGACGGCCCCCACGCGAAAGCGATCCGCGCTGTGCGGACCGAGGGTTGGTTCAAGGAAGAATTATACGCCCGCTTCAACGTCGATGCTGTCGAAGGCACGTGGAACGGCATTCAACCCATCGGCGCCCCTGCGCGGGTGGAAGACATGAGGATGGCAGCGGAATGA
- the bchI gene encoding magnesium chelatase ATPase subunit I, giving the protein MKDMSVAGPFPFSAIVGQDEMKQAMVLTAVDAGIGGVLVFGDRGTGKSTAVRGLAALLPQIEAVAGCPMNSRIVSDVPDWVELKDDTIVQKPTPVIDLPLGATEDRVVGALDIEKALTRGEKAFEPGLLARANRGYLYIDEANLLEDHLVDLLLDVAQSGLNVVEREGLSIRHAAKFVLVGSGNPEEGELRPQLLDRFGLSVEVESPRDIEVRIDVIRRRDAYDRDPAAFCAEWRGADADLRGRIVAARARLNDVDASDDALRDCASLCVALGSDGLRGELTLLRAARALAAFDGDTDVTRDHLRRVAPSALRHRLRRDPLDDAGSTIRVTRTVEEVLG; this is encoded by the coding sequence ATGAAGGATATGAGCGTCGCGGGCCCCTTCCCCTTCTCGGCCATCGTCGGCCAGGACGAGATGAAGCAGGCGATGGTCCTGACGGCCGTGGATGCGGGGATCGGGGGCGTTCTGGTCTTCGGTGATCGCGGCACTGGCAAGTCAACCGCCGTGCGGGGCCTTGCCGCGCTGCTGCCGCAGATCGAGGCGGTCGCGGGCTGCCCGATGAATTCAAGAATCGTCTCTGACGTGCCGGATTGGGTCGAATTGAAGGACGATACCATCGTTCAGAAACCCACGCCTGTCATCGACCTGCCCCTTGGGGCCACAGAAGATCGGGTCGTCGGCGCGCTGGATATCGAGAAGGCCCTGACGCGGGGCGAAAAGGCGTTCGAGCCTGGTCTTCTGGCCCGCGCAAATCGCGGATACCTCTATATCGACGAGGCGAATTTGCTGGAGGATCACCTGGTCGACCTCCTCCTCGACGTGGCGCAATCGGGACTGAATGTCGTGGAGCGGGAAGGGTTGTCCATTCGCCATGCCGCGAAGTTCGTTCTTGTCGGGTCCGGCAACCCGGAAGAGGGGGAGCTTCGGCCCCAACTGCTTGACCGGTTCGGCCTGTCGGTGGAAGTCGAAAGCCCCCGGGATATCGAGGTGCGGATCGACGTGATCCGCCGCCGCGACGCCTATGATCGGGATCCTGCCGCCTTCTGTGCCGAATGGCGCGGGGCGGATGCGGATTTGCGTGGAAGGATCGTGGCGGCCCGCGCCCGTCTGAATGATGTCGACGCAAGCGACGATGCGCTGCGCGATTGTGCGTCCCTGTGCGTGGCGCTGGGGTCCGATGGTCTGCGCGGGGAGCTGACGCTGCTGCGCGCGGCCCGCGCCCTTGCAGCGTTTGACGGCGATACGGACGTGACCCGCGACCATCTGCGCCGCGTTGCGCCCAGCGCTTTGCGCCACCGGCTGCGACGCGATCCGTTGGACGATGCAGGCTCCACCATCCGTGTGACGCGCACGGTGGAAGAGGTGCTGGGGTGA